The region GATCACGCAGGTAGTAAAACTCTTTCATATtaacctttgatagaaatgcttaACTAATAACTTAATCTTGGTTAAATGTAGCCAAGCTTTTACCCACAAAATTATAATTTTGCTGGTAGCTGGCATTCACAGTTGGATTTTCTGTTTTGCTGCTGTTCAACTTGTTGAACAACTGTAATATTTAAATGACAGCTATTTCTCCTGAGTTCAGTCCTGGCTCGTGCTAACTACAATTGTAACTGAAATTCAGAGATAAAATGATATGAAAATGGATTAAACTGCAAGTTAACCATAACATACTCACGTTCTACTGCCATCATTGGTGCATTGGCTGATGGCAGTCACATTCTCCAAAGAAACCTTCCCCGAAAAGATTAATCTTAGAAGAGATAAAGCCTTTATGTAAGGATGCATTTCTACTAAAAGTGTCACAGCTCAGTAGAAGGTTGAGCAAGAGTAAGGCACTCTAGAGGAGAGTGTGTAACTCTGTTCTACTCCAGAGGCTTTTGGTCCTTCAGATGTGATGTTGTTTGGAGTCTAGCACATCCAAAATCACTCTGGAAAGGTGGTAAATCTTGGTGATTGTGCCTTAGGACAGCCATTGTACTTTGAGCACAAAATAGTGAAAGAAAACCTCTATTTTGATAGAACTACATGGTACAGCATTACATAGATAATGAGCATGATAGTTAGTTATTCTTCTACCAATGTTTCCTTTCCTTTAATAAAAGGTGTAAAATCGGATTTCCTGTATCACCTGAATTATGACAATGAATCCCAGAGACCCTTTTAACtatttctgcaaagactgtttcAGTTATGCATATTCCTGTTTTGCCTTTTGTATGCATGTGTACTTTCCTACAGTGATATTGCAGATGTTTGTCCTATGAATAGTGTCAGGTTAGCACAGTGTAGAATTCACAACTGAATAGAGCAACACCATCAAACCAatagtctggattagtggtgctggaagagcacagcagttcaggcagcattcgagaagcagcaaaatcgatttttctgctcctcggatgctgcctgaactactgtgctcttccagcaccactaatccagaatctggtttccagcatctgcagtcattgtttttacccatcaAACCAATAGTATTAactcaacagaaacagaaattgctggaaaagctcggcaggtctggcagtacccacagagagaagtcagagttcatgttttgaatcaagagttctgaggaagggacatttgactggaaacattagctctgatttctctccacaggtgctgcccgacttgctgagcttttcagtaatttctatgtttgtttctgaattttgtttttttggtttttacttaGTAGTAACTCATTATTCATGTCGATGATGTTTGTCCGCCCTTAATCTGTGCTGTGGGCATTGTCCACAACATAGCATGACTCCACTTCTAAAATGATTCATTGTCTGCAAGGTGGTTTGAGAAATCAGTCATGAAAGTTGCTGCAcaagttttgtttgtttcagaggTTTCAGGCTACTGAAAAATCTACATAGGCATAATCTGTATGACTGTTGAGACacatgcaatttgtttcagttgtATAGGTTTGGGTATAGTTAGGAGCAGAGGTTTTGTGGATACTTAACCACATCAACAACACCAATTCACTTTTTATACAGGCAAATCTGTTGTACCCATCAAGACATTCTTTTACTGGATTAGCTGTCGCCAAATAGGAAGAATCCCATGGGTTTCTTGTGAATCAGATTCTGAGTCTGCATCAGAGGATTAACGTCTTTCTGAGCTTCTGTTGCTAGAAATGTCAGTAGATCCAACTCCATACGGTTTTCTTTGGCTTCATAGTGTGTTCTTCTATGAGCCCAGTGATAAATGGAAGGCCCTATCTGGTTTAATTTTTGACTTTGTAGCCTTTTATTTATAAATTGAATGCATATCTGTTAACTGTTACATAAGTAGAGTAATGCATAGGTTGTTTTGTGTTTAAGCAACCTGTACATGCATACTGGAAATAGCAATCAATTTTTGGCAGTAGATTCATCATTGATGGAAAAAATATGTTGTGCTTGTAGGGAATTTATTTGATAAGTATATAGCTCCTAGTTGTTTTTAAGTTTCAACCATTTGAACCATGTCACATATTTAGCAAATGAGCACTGCTgatggactttttttttgttctccagGGATAGAATGATGTTGCTGAAGTTAGAACAAGAAATTCTGGATTTTATCAGTAATAACAAGTAAGAACTGATACTGATGTCTTAGCTGAATATGTTTTCACAGCTTGTGTATTGTCACCAGTGGtgtctctttcttcctctttagtaTTCAATATAGGAAGTTTCCTCCAATGACCTCCTATCATAGGATGTTGTTGCACAGAGTGGCTGCATACTTTGGCTTGGATCACAACGTTGACCAAACAGGAAAAGCTGTGATCATAAACAAAACTAGCAACACAAGAATGTAAGTGATTTAACTactgaaatgtttttatttataattGAGTTAATAATTTGATTTGTTTGAATAAATATTCACTTGAGCATTTGAATTGGACGCTGGTGTTAAGAGTGAGGAACTTTAACAAATCATCACCAGAAAAGGAAACTGAGAAAATTGAAAAGAACTGAAATCTGACAGATTCCTGGGGCTGAAGGGCTTCATCTTAGGCTTTTAAAAGAAATGGCCGCTGAGATGATTGCCTTGTATTTAGTTTTCCaaaactccctaaattctgcagAAGTCCTCTgcaattcaagaaaggagggagagagaaagcaggatgctataggccagttagcctaacatttgtAAGGGAGAAAGTGCCAGAATCTATGATTAAGCAAGTTATTGTTAAttcaatcaagcagagtcaacatgattttgtgaaatgaaAATCATACCTGATTAATTCATTggaattcttttgaggaagtaacaggcAGCATAGATAAATTGATGGATGTAAAATTTTCAGATATCCAGAAGGCACTTAACGAAGTATCACATCCATGACTCCTTTGAAAAATAAGAATCCATAGTGTAGGTGATAAATTAGCGTACATAGAGAATTGCTTGGCAaataggaagcagaggatgagcATAAATGGGTTGTGGTGGCAGGATGTGACAATGATGTGcaacagggattggtgctgagcCTCACTTATTGACAATCTGcagaaataatttggatgaaggaactgaaactatTACTAAATATGCTGATGATACAATGATAGGTAGGAAATTAAGTTGTGAAGAAGACCGTAATCTATAAAGGGATTAAAGATTAAATGAACAGGCAAAAACTCAAAATCTagaatgtaatgtaaaaaatgtcAATGCCCACTTTAGTAGGTAGAATAGAGAAATCACATTTTATTTAAGTAGAGATTGCTCAACAGCTGGTGGGGTGGGATTTGGGGTCGTCagtacatgaatcacagcaaGTGACTTAGAATGAAATATCATGTTTATTGGAAAGTGAATGGAATACACAAGTTGGGATGCTCTACTGCAGTtgacaaggtattggtgagaccaaatgtgGAATACGGTGTACCATTTTAGTGGAGGATGTATTGACACTGGAGGCGGTACataggaggtttacaagattaattttggaaTTGAGAAGGTTGCCTAATGAGACATTGAATAGAGTGGCACTATAATGActcaaatttagaagaatgaggaggaatctta is a window of Chiloscyllium plagiosum isolate BGI_BamShark_2017 unplaced genomic scaffold, ASM401019v2 scaf_54195, whole genome shotgun sequence DNA encoding:
- the LOC122546280 gene encoding R3H domain-containing protein 2-like — protein: MLSRDSSQEYTDSTGIDLHEFLVNTLKNNPRDRMMLLKLEQEILDFISNNNIQYRKFPPMTSYHRMLLHRVAAYFGLDHNVDQTGKAVIINKTSNTR